The window TCTTTTATGATTGTAATTAATTCTAAATAGATTGTCCGCCATCCACCAGAAAATTGGCTCCGGTCAGAAAACCTGCATTTTCACTTGTTAAATAATGGATCATATCAGCGACTTCTTCTGCTTTTCCCATTCTTCCCATTGGAATGCTTTGTATCAGATGATTTTGCAATTCTTCATTTAAACCGATTTTATCCATGATTTCTGTTGCTATGGGACCTGGACTTACAGCGTTAATGCGTATTTTTCTCGAAGCCAGTTCAAGTGCCGCTATTTTTACAACTGCATTGATAGCGGCTTTACTGGCGGCATATATAGAAGCGCTTTGTGGCGAAATGGTTGCAGAAGTAGAAGAAAGCATGATGACAGAAGCGCCATCATTAAGTAAAGGAATAAAGCGACTCAATGTAAAAAAGGCTCCTTTGAAATTTACATTCATGATTTCGTCAAATAAACTTTCCGTTGTCTGCTCAATGGTGGAAAATTTTGTAATACCAGCGTTGATAAGCAAGATGTCAACTTTTCCAAATTGTTGCTTTACTTGACTGACTAGATTTTCTATATCATTTAATTTCGACTGGTCAGCAATCATTGCTGTTGCATTCAATTCGGCAGCAGCTTTCTCAATGGCTTCTTTCCGTCTTCCGGTGATTATAATCTGGGCACCGTTTTCTTTTAGTCTTTTGGCTGTGGTATAGCCAATACCGCTGTTACCACCAGTAATAACGGCTACTTTTCCTATTAGATTTTTCATTTTCTGCTTTTTAGGGCTGAGTTAAATAAAACATTCAGAGAATTATCAGGATTTATGGATTGAAGCGGATACCCGTCATCTCTTCAGTCAGTTTCCATAGTTTCTTAGCATTGTTTTCATCCAGTGAATAAGGATTTACTCCTTTCTGATCGGTAATATCCGATGAGAGTACTGCGATGTCCCCGTCCTCACAATAGACTCCACCAATATGCTCAAGTAAAGGGCTGGTAGCGCACCAAACTGTTGTAGCAGCTCCTTGGGGGGATGGTTTTTAAGGAGGCTGCTACTTCAGGTAACATATTGCCATCTGCATCCACAAAACCCATTTTTTGAAATAGTTCCAGTGGAGCTTCCCTGCCTAATTCTGTTCCACCAATAGAACCGGGATGAACCGCATAGCTTCTGATATAGGAAGATTGTCCCCGCACATCCAGTTCCATCGAAAAAAGATTGACGGCTGTCTTAGATTGTCCATAGCCCAATAAAGTTTCATATTCTCTATGCAGGAAATTAGGATCATCAAAATTAAAAGCCGCAAAATGATGACCGTGAGAAGAAACATTAATTACTCGTGCTCCATTGGCTTTTTTAAGTGCAGGCCATAATCGTGAGGTAAGCTGAAACACAGCCAAATAATTGGTCGCGAGCTGGGATTCTATACCCTGTTTATCTCTGCGAAGTGGTACCCACATAATGCCCGCATTATTGATCAGTAAATGCAAAGGTCTTCCTGACGTGATAAAGTTTTCCGCGAAGGCATTAATAGAGGTGGGAGACATCAAATCCATTGCTGCAATTTCAATATTTTCTATTCCTTCCAGATTCTTCTTTGCCTTTTCAATATCACGTGCAGCTACTATTACTGTAGCTCCTGCTGCTGCGAGAGCTTTTGTAGTTTCTAGCCCAATCCCTGTGTTTCCGCCTGTGACGATAGCTGTTTTCCCAGTAAGATCGATGTTTTGAATGACATCATTGGCTGCTGAAACTGCATTGAAGCCTGAACCGATAGGGTGTTGTTGAGCTCCCTGATAATTATTCTTTTCCATTTTGAATACGTTTAATTGTTATTATTGAGACAAAATTAGAGAAGCTTAACCTGTTCTGTTTTGTTCAAAAGGCCTAATTAACTTTGTTCAAAAGGGCAGGTGATTTTATAAAAATATTGCAAGTGTCCTAAAAAATCAAAAAGTTTAAAACGGGACTTAAATATTTAGATTTAAATAATAAGATGAACACAACAGTTCCTAAATACCAGGAGTTCGTTTTTCTTTGTTTTGGTTAGGATAATCCTCATTCTGGCAACGCAAGTAT of the Chryseobacterium capnotolerans genome contains:
- a CDS encoding SDR family NAD(P)-dependent oxidoreductase; translated protein: MKNLIGKVAVITGGNSGIGYTTAKRLKENGAQIIITGRRKEAIEKAAAELNATAMIADQSKLNDIENLVSQVKQQFGKVDILLINAGITKFSTIEQTTESLFDEIMNVNFKGAFFTLSRFIPLLNDGASVIMLSSTSATISPQSASIYAASKAAINAVVKIAALELASRKIRINAVSPGPIATEIMDKIGLNEELQNHLIQSIPMGRMGKAEEVADMIHYLTSENAGFLTGANFLVDGGQSI